TGTCGCCTCGCTCATCTGGGAATCGATCCGAAGACCAATCCGCTTGACACCATTGAGGTGGCTCGCACCTGCCGCTTGGAGATTGACACCTCCGCCGATCATGACCTCGTCCTGGTCGATGGGGAGGATGTCACTGAGGAGATCCGGCTCCCGGAGACCAGCGCCAAGGTGTCTGCGGTGGCGACGATACAGCCCGTCCGTGACGCCTTGACCGCTCGCATGCGCCAGATCGCCGCTGAGCGCGGACGTATCGTCATGGAAGGCCGCGACATCACCACGGTGGTGTGCCCCGATGCCCAGGTGAGGGTGCTCCTGGTGGCTGATCCAGCCGTCCGCATCGCCCGACGCCAGGCCGAGCTGGGGGAGAACGTCGACATGGCGCAGGTCATCGACTCCATCGTGCGTCGTGACCGTGACGACTCGACCGTGTCGACCTTTGAGGAGCCGGCCGACGGGGTTGCTGTGGTCGACTCCACCCATCTCAATCTGGCCCAGGTCATCGACGCCGTCATCGACCTTGTTCCGCAATCGCTGCGCTGAGCAGCATTTCCACGGGCGCGGGACCGTGTACCGTGGTTTGGTCCCCTAGCAGGAGTGTGTCCTCATGTCCGACTCGCCCGAGTTCCTCGACGGCCCCAGCGACGGCATTGAGGAGGCTCTTCCCAAGCCTGTCGTCGCCGTCGTCGGACGACCCAATGTGGGTAAGTCCACCCTTGTGAACCGCATCCTTGGCCGGCGAGCAGCTGTCGTGCAGGATGTCCCCGGCGTGACTCGAGACCGCGTGTCCTACGACGCCGAGTGGTCCGGTCGCCAGTTCGTGCTCGTCGACACTGGCGGCTGGGCCTCTGATGCCTCGGGCATGGCCGCCATGATCGCCGAGCAGGCTGAGTTTGCGATCTCGACCGCAGACGCCGTGTTGTTCGTCGTCGACGCCACAGTAGGCACGACTGACGAGGACGAAGCCGTCGTCCAGGTGCTGAGGCAGTCGCGCAAACCCATCGTCGTGGCCGCCAACAAGGTTGACGACGCCCGTGGCGAGGCCGAGGCCGCGACGATGTGGAACCTCGGTCTGGGGGAGCCCCACCCGGTGTCGGCCATGCACGGTCGTGGATCGGGCGATCTGCTCGACGCACTCATCGACGTGTTGCCGGAGCGCCCCGCCAGCTACGAGACGACGGGCGGGCCGCGCCGCGTTGCCATTGTCGGTAAGCCGAATGTCGGCAAGTCCTCGCTGCTCAACCGACTGGCTCGCCAGAATCGTGCGGTGGTTTCGGATGTGTCCGGAACGACTGTCGACCCGGTCGACGAGCTCGTCACCGTCGGCAGTACGTTGTATCAGTTCATCGACACCGCCGGTCTGCGCAAGCGAGTCAAGGAAGCCTCGGGGCACGAGTACTACGCCTCGCTGCGCACCCAGACCGCCATCGAGCGAGCCGAGGTGTGCGTGGTCGTCATTGATGCCTCGGAGTCGATCAGTGACCAGGATCTGCGCATCCTCACCATGGTCGAGGAGGCAGGACGCGCGATGGTCATCGCCTACAACAAGTGGGATCTGACTGACGAGGAGCGTCGTCGTTACCTGGAACGCGAGATCGAACGGGACGTGCAGGCCTATGCGTGGGCTCCCCGAGTCAACATCTCTGCCCTCAAGGGTCGCAACGTCGACAAGTTGGAGAAGGCCATTGAGACGGCTGCCGACGGGTGGGAGACGAGGATCTCGACCGGCAAGCTCAACGCTTTTCTTGGACGTTTGGCTGCGGCGCATCCGCACCCGGTTCGTGGCGGCAAGCAGCCGAGGATCCTCTTCGGCACCCAGGCTCACAACTGTCCGCCGACCTTTGCCCTGTTCACCACGGGGATGTTCGACCAGGGGTACGTGCGTTTCATCATCAGGCGGCTGCGCGAGGACTTCGGGTTCGCCGGATCACCGGTGCACGTCGAGATCCGTCCGCGTGAGAAGCGCAACAAGAAGTGACGGATTTGGTCGCGGGACAGGAAGTACGCTAATGTACTTCCCCGGATCGCTCAATGATCCGATCGGGCTGTAGCGCAGTTTGGTAGCGCACTTGACTGGGGGTCAAGGGGTCGCAGGTTCAAATCCTGTCAGCCCGACTTAGCGAGATTGAAGCGCGGTCGACCGCGTCATGAGGCGATAGAGGCAAGGCTGAATGGCGCCTAACTTGACGCCTAATGTAGTCCGCGTACGATTCGGATGAGCTCACCTCCAGCAAGAGTGAGACGGACCGTCTACAAATAATATTAACTGACTACGAATCGTCCGATCAGGCATCAGTCTTTTCTGGGGGCTATCACCCTCCAACTCGCGTCCGCGGTAAGTATCGACCATGGCATTGGTTCCGGCCACGATTTCGGTCCCATCACATGGGCCTACTCCTGGTTGATTTGCAACTCATTACCGTCGGGATCAATGACTCGCAGAGACCGGCCGAAGTCCTCCTCGACGATGCGGCCGGGGTCAAAACCTGCGGCAACGAGGTTGGCCTGTACGTCCTCGAGTGGGCAATCGGTAACCATGCAGGGATCGAAACCGCGCTTGTCATGGTCGGTCGGTCCACCGTGAATAGCGAATGTGCCACCCTCGGCAGACAGCTCGGTCCACATCGGGTCGACCTCAGCAGGACCGTGGAGGCCAAGGGCGGTGTAAAACTTGGCACTGGCCTGCGGATTGGCGGAGTACTGGACGATCAAGAGTTTCATGCTGTTCTCCTTTGAAGCTGATCCCAGAGCAATGGGTGATTGTGGGCAACGGTGTTGACGGCGCGTCGTCGATCCTCCCGGGCCTGGGAAGCTCCCCACCCTCTCAGATCGGTATCCTGTCGGCGTGGACACACCGAAGCCTACCGCTTTCCCTGCCCCTGCCAGAGATTTACGACTGGTCATCTGCGACATGGATGGCACCCTCCTCGACGGCCAGGGAAACATTCCGGCCCAGTTGTGGCCCCTGCTGGAACTCATGAAAGATCGTGGTGTTGCCTTCGTACCTGCCTCCGGACGCCAGTTCACAACGCTCTCGGCGATGTTCAGTTCCCATCTCGACGGCATGCCGGTCATCTCCGAGAACGGCACCTACGTCGTCTGCGACGGTGTTGAGATTTCCTCGTCGATCATCGACCCTCATCTTGCTCACGCGGTCATCACGGGAGTTCGTGACCTTGTCGATGAGGGGCGCGACGTCGGCTTGGTCGTAGCCACAAAATCCATCGCCTATCTCGAGCGCGGGGACGACCGGTTCGTCTCCCACGTCGCGACCTATTACCACAGCCACACCGTCGTCGATGATCTCACCGAGCACACCGACGACGTCATCAAGTTGTCCATCTACGATTTTGGTGAGGCCCGTGACCTCACTCACCCCACGATGCAGCGCATCGCTCCTGGTCACCAGGTGATCCTTGCCACCCCGAACTGGGTCGACATCATGAACCCTGGGGTGAACAAGGGCAGCGCGGTCGAGGCGGTGCAGGCTGATCTGGGTGTGACCCCTGACCAGACGGCTATTTTCGGAGACTTCCTCAACGACCTCGAGATGATGCCCCTGGCCAAGTGGTCCTTCGCAATGGCCAACGCCCACCCCGCCATCATCGAGGCCGCGAACTATGTTGCTCCGTCCAACACGGACAACGGCGTTGTCACCGTGCTTGCCCAACTGCTGGGCGTCGAGATGCCCCAACCCTGATCAGGCCAGACCAAACTCCCGGGCCCGCTGCCACAGGTGGTCGCGGGCATCCGGGTGAGCAGTGTTGTCGATGAGTTGGCGAGCCTGCTCGTTCTGGGAATTGCCGAACAGCTCGGCTGTGCCCTGTTCGGTGATGACGGCCGAGGGTTGGATCGCTGAGACCGGAGACTTCAGGACGTCCACGATCGTCGAACAGTCGGCCTTCGGATGCCAACTGAGCATCGTGAGGAGGGCTTGACCCCCGGGGGAATGCATGGCGCCCACCAAGAAGTCGGTGGACCCACCGACCCCGGAATAGATCTTCGTGCCGACTCGCGTTGCGTTGACCTGACCGAACAGGTCCACCTGCAATGCCGTGTTGACACTGGTCATTTTGGGCTGGTCGGCAATGTTTCTGGGGTCATTGGTGGTCTCGCAGCGCAGTAACTGCACGCGCGGATTGTCGTCGAGCCACTCGTAGAGAGCTGGTGTTCCCATTGCGAAGGTGCCGGTGATGACTCGATCATCGAGGGTGTGAGCCTGTTCCAAGAGACGGATGGAGTCGGTGAGGAGCTCGGTCCACACCCCGACGTGGATGCTTTCGGGCAACTTGGAGACGGCGGCGTCAGGAACCGCGCCGATTCCCACCTGAAGAGTCGCACCGTCGGGGATTCGCGACGCCACACGGTCGCCGATGCGGTGGGCCAGCGGACCCGGCGACGGCATGGCTGCCGTTGGCAGGGGAACGTCGACGACCACGCCGATGTCAATGTCGTCAACGTCAACGATCCCATCGCCCAGGACGTAGGGCATGTTCGGATTGATCTGGGCAATGATGAGAGCACCGCGTCGCTTGGCCGCCTCCAAGGCGGCTGGCAGGACCTGGACCTCAATACCCATGCTCACGGTGCCATGACGTGGCGTACTGGTGTGCAACACGAGGATGTCGGGCGCAAACCGCTCCTCGTAGAGACGGGTTGCCAGGCTCAACCGGCAGGGGACGTAGTCGAGGGACTCGGCACGGCGACTACCCGGACCGATGAAAACCGTCTCGTGAATGACGTCTTTGCGTGTCGGAACGCCGGCTGGTGCATTGATGCACACCAATCGCCATGTCTCCACGCATCGGTCGATGAGGTCGAGGAGGGGGAGGGGAGTGGCTCCTGAGCCGCCACAGACCACCCGCGGCTGGCCCTCCACATCGTGGAAGATTCCTTCAAGGCCAGCTTGATCCATCATGCGCACAGCAACGAGCCTAGTGGTGAACGCCTGTCACAGGATGGCTATGCGGTCCAGAACTGGCAGAATGTCTGCAATGTCACCGGGCCTGCCAGCGCCCCGGACCAGCCTCGAGTGACGCGCAACTGGGACTCTCGACAACCACTGCACCACGATCGCCACACCGGACGAGCCGCTTCGTGCGATGAGGTTGTCAAAGCGAGGTAGCATCTGCGACACCAAACTTGCTCGCTGGATCCCCCATTCATGTGCCGAGATCCCGCTGGGCCAAACGGGGGACGGGGAGGAACTACCCATGACCAAGCACCACGACGAGGAGGACGAGGATCGTTCGCCGATCCTGGAAGCTACCGATCGTCAGATCCTGAGTCTGCTCGAGGAAGACGGGCGGATGTCGTGGACCGAGCTGGGACACCAGACGGGTTTGTCCACCTCAGCGGCCCAGCAGCGTGTCAAGCGGCTCGAGGCGAGGGGACTGATCCGGGGCTACCACGCCACCCTCAACCTGGAAGCCATCGGCGCAGGTGTCACGGCCTTCATCTTCCTCAATCCCATTGATCCACAGGAAGACGAGAAGATTCCCGACATTCTGAGGACCTTCTCAGAGGTGCGAGGGTGTCACTCCATCGCTGGTGCGGCCTCCTACCTGGCGAGAGTCCAGGCACCCAACACCAGTCACCTCGATCAGCTGCTGACCCGCATCCGTAAGGAATGCCATTGCGGGACGGAGACGGTCGTCGTCCTCGACACCATGTTTGATGATCTCGGCATGTTGGGAACCCGGTGACGGGCCCGTCTCACCTACCGCCCACGTCGTGGCTGCGCGGCCTGGCTGCGCTGGCCGCTGGAGCTGCCACGGGTGCCGGATTCCAGCCGATCGGCTGGTGGATCCTCGTCATCCCTGGCCTCGCAGCACTCATCCTGCTCGTGCGTTCGACGACAGGCCGTTCCGCAGCCGGGCTGGGATACCTGTTCGGTTTGGGCCTGTTCGCCACCACCATCTCCTGGGTGGGTGTCATGGGCCCTCCCGTGGCGGTGCTTCTCGTCGCCGTCATGGCGTTGTGGTGCCTCCTTGCTGGGTGGGCCATCCGCTGCGTCAGCGTCCTGCCCGGTTCACATTTTTGGCAGGCCGTGGTCTGGACAGCCACCGAAGTTGCAGCCGCTGCGGTCCCGCTCGGGGGCTTCGGTTGGGTACGACTGGCCTGGACAGTCGTCGACACCCCTTGGGTTGGTGCCTTGAGATGGGCTGGGGCAGTGGGGACGAGTCTCCTGGTCGCATGGGCGGCAGCCCTCGTGGCCCAGGTTGTCGTCACGCGCGGACGATCGCGAGTCCACCATGCTGTTGGCCTCGTCGCGGAATTGCTCGTCGTGGCAGTCTTGTCGACGGTCTCGGGCGTGGTTTCCACACGCGACAATCATGACGACGACATCCGGGTACTCGTCGTCCAAGGGGGAGTGGACGGCACTGCTGGTCCGTACGCGATGGGCTACGCGCGGTCCGTCACCGACAATCACCTGTCCGAGACGATCATGGCCCTCGCCCAGCAACGCGTTTCGGGCAATGACACTCCCGACATGATTTTGTGGCCCGAGAACTCCACCGACATCGATCCACTACTCGACCCCGAGAGTCACGACATCGTCATGGGGGCGCTGGCCGTTGCCAAACGGCCAATCCTGGTGGGAGCGGTGACCGACGGACCCGGAGACGATGAGCGTCAGACGACGTCGATGTGGTGGCCGGCATCATCACCCCAGCCGACGTCGATCTATCACAAGCGCAACTTGGTTCCTTTCGGGGAGTGGATTCCCGCCAGGTCATTCTTCCTGCCCCTCATTCCCATATTGGAAAACATCGGACGCCAATCCATTCCAGGCACCAGTCCTGGTGTCCTTGACTCGACCATTTCTGGCACGAAGATTCCGGTCGGCGTGGTGGTCTGTTTCGAGGTGGCCTACGACGACACCGTCTCGGACACGGTGCGCCACGGAGCACGGATTCTGACGGTGCAGTCGAACAACTCGTCATTCATCAACACGGCACAGACACCCCAGCAATGGCAGATCACCAGGGCGCGCGCGGTCGAAACCGGCAGACACGTCATCGTCTCGACGACGAACTCCTTCTCCGGGCTGGTCAATCCGGATGGCTCAGTGGCCCTGCGCACCCACGAGGGGGGCCACACCCATGACACGGTGACAGTGCCGTTGGAATCAGGGCTCACCCTGGCGACGAGGATTGGGCCGTGGCTACGAGTCGGCGTGGTCCTCGTTGCGGCTGGGGCGATGGTGGCGTCAATGATGCGACGGCGTCGCGATATGCTCGCACAAGCACATCACAACAGATCGGAGAGCGATGCCTGCCACCGACACTGAGGTCCGGCTCGACAAGGTCTTGGTCATTATTCCGACCTACAACGAGGCAGAGAATGTCGAGACGATTGTCGCGCGTACGCGCCGTGCCAATCCGAAGGTCGACGTTCTCGTCGCTGACGACAATTCTCCCGACGGTACCGGCGAGATCGCTGACCGCCTCGCGTCGGCCGATGACCACGTTCACGTCATGCATCGCAAGGGAAAGGAAGGCCTCGGTGCCGCGTACCTGGCCGGATTCCACTGGGGTCTGGGCCGCGGCTATGACGTCCTCGTCGAGATGGATGCTGACGGCTCCCACCAGCCCGAGCAGCTCCCGTTGCTCCTCGAAGCCCTCAAACATGCCGACATGGTCAAAGGATCTCGCTACGTCAAGGGCGGGTCCGTCGTGAACTGGCCGATGCATCGCAAGCTCATCTCCCGTGGTGGCGGCATGTGGACCCGAATGTGCTTGGGAATTGGTGTCAAGGATCCCACTGGTGGATTCAATGCCTTCCGCGCGAACACTCTGCGCACCATCGGTTTGGACGAGGTCGCCTCGGCTGGTTACTGCTTCCAGCTCGACATGACATGGCGCACCCTCAAGAAGGGTCTGACCGTCGCCGAAGTGCCGATTGAGTTCATCGAGCGCGAGTACGGTCACTCCAAGATGAGCAAGGATATCGTCGTCGAGGCTCTGCTTCGCACCACGTTGTGGGGAGTTGATTACCGCTCGGGACAACTCAAGGAGCTCGGACACCTCGCCCTCGAGCGGGTTGAGCAGGTCGCTGGGAACCTCAAGGAACGTCGCCGGAAGCATTGAGAGCAATCACGGAACATGGGATGTGCCCGCGGGGAGACTCCGCGGGCACAATCCATCTCTCGCCAGGCCAGGACACGGCGACTCGGTGTTCTGGCGGCATGGCCAAGAATTAATCCTCCTTGCGGATTTCGGCCAGTCTCTCAGCGAGCAGTTCTTCCAGCTCGGGGATCGAGCGTCGTTCGGTGAGCATGTCCCAGTGGGTGCGCTGCGGCTTGTTCTTCTTGCGCTGAGGATCGGTACCGTCGCTTCTGACCGCCTCGCCTCCACAGCGCGGGCACTCCCACAGGCTCGGAAGATCTGCCTCGGTGGAGAAGGTGAGATCGAAGTGGTGGCCGTTCTCACAGTCGAAGCCAATGACTTGGCGTTCGGCCATCTCAACGCCCTCTTCGTCCTCGAAGCTCTTGGATCCCAACCCCATGCCTCGCAGTGCACGGTCGGCCATGGTGCTCCCTCCTGGTCGTAGGCGTCAGACCCTGGTTGGGCCCTTGTCCATAGGCCCAGCATCCCACAAGGTACAAATTCCGGGAGCAGAAACGGGTTACGGGACGGGTGTTCACGATGTGGAGCGATTCATGACCGGTGAGCGTGCAGCTCGGCTGGGCTCATCTGGCAACCAGTGTCGGGGCGTCCTTGGGTTGGTGAATCCGTGCGAAGTCGCACATGAGGTCAGGGCGGTCGGTGACGATCCCGTCGACCCCCATGTCCATGAGTTCGCGCGCCTCGGACACTTCGTTGATCGTCCAGACGTGAACCGCGCGGCCCAGGCGATGGGCAGCGGCAACGAAGGTTGGCGTCACCAAGGGGATACCGTATCGGCTCACACGGTGGGGGACCTGGTACACGTCACCTCGCGATTCAGCCATCTGGAGGCTGTTGGGTCCAACAACGGCCCAGCCCACTCCGACCGGTCCCACTGCAGTCGCTGTGCGTTCATGGACCAATCGACGGAACCGTCGTATGCGTTTGCTGCTGAACGATCCGATGCAGACCCGATCCCACGCACGGTGACGGGAAAGAACGTCGATGAGAGGCATGGTCGCAGCGTCGTGCTTGATGTCGATGTTAAGGAACGATTCTGGGAACGCATCGAGGACCTCATCAAGGGTCGCAATGGGTTCTCCGCCGACCCTGGCTTGTTTCACCTCGTGCCACGGCATTGTCGCGATGACACCGCTGGAGTCGGTGACTCGGTCAAGTATGGGGTCGTGAAAGACCACGAGAACGCCGTCCTTGGTGGCGTGAACGTCTGTCTCGAGGTGGGTGCATCCCAGATCCACGGCATGTCCGAAGGCCGCCAGGGTGTTCTCGGTGCCCTTGTTGACGGCCATACCGGCCCCTCCTCGATGGGCGAGGACCGTGAACGGACGTTGGCAATACGGGTAGTCAGTAGCTCTCACAGCCATCAATTGTGCCTCGCCGACGTTTCATACCCGTGATCTCCACGGTCACTACAGTAAAGCGGTCACTACAGTACAGATGCGTGAGTCCCACCGTCTTGTCATTGCAGTCCCATGTCGTGCAGGGAACCGTTGGAAACAGCATCGCGGTTCCGGTGATGCGCGCGATGGGGGTTCGGGCATGGGGGATGCCGACGGCGCTGCTGTCCAACCACAACGGCCGTTCCAGCGTCGCCGGTATCCCGATCGATGCCCAGCAGATCAACGACATGGTTGACGCCCTTGACTGCAACGGCGAACTGACCCATGTTGACGCGGTGCTGTCGGGTTACCTCACGGCTGGCACCGGGCCGGCCGTGATACGAACCGTCGAGAAGTGCCGTCAGCATCACCCCGACACCATGTGGGTGTGCGACCCCGTCATGGCAGACATGGCCGGGGACCAGGTGAAAAGGTACGTCCCTGACGACACGGTGGCGTTCATGAAGGAAGCAGCCCAACGAGCCGACGTCCTCGTGCCCAATGTGGCCGAGCTCGCCATCTTGACCGAGTCCATGCCGCACACCATCGACGAGATCGTCGGAGCCGCTCGCAGTCTTTCCGGACCGCGCCTCGTCGTCGTCACCTCAGTGCCGTATGAGGGCGACGATGGGTTGGCCATGGTTGCGGTGACCCAGGAGAGCACCGCCCTCACCCATGGCCGACTCATCGCCCGTCATTTCAATGGGGCTGGCGACCTGACGACGGCTGTCCTGACGGCACAGCTCGTCGCAGGACAGTCCCCGCAGTCTGCTCTGGGCAAGGCTGCCGGCGTCGTCCAGGCCGTCCTCGAGCGCACCTGGAACCATCCCGGTGACGAGCTGGACTGGTGGCCCGAGGATGCTTCCGCTCAGCCGTGGAAGACGGAGATCTTGGCCCCCAACGCTCCGAGTCGTGTGGGCAGGTCCTCATAGCCACGATTGATCATGTAGACATCGCGCAGGGTCGTCTCGCCCGATGCCGCCAGGGCGGCCAGCAGCAGGCACACGGCAGGGCGCAGGGCCGGCGGGCAGATGAGCTCACGGCCGCGCCAGCGCGTCGGTCCTCGCACGATGAGTCGGTGCGGATCGAGAAGCTGGACATCGGCGCCGAGCTTGCCTAACTCGAGCAGATGGATGGCACGGTTCTCGTAACACCAGTCGTGAATGAGGGTCTGGCCGTCAGCCTCGGCTGCGATGACGGCGAAGAACGGCAGGTTGTCGATGTTGAGGCCCGGGAAGGGCATCGGGTGGATCTTGTCAGCTACCGCGCGCAGCTGGCTGGGGCGAACGGTGACGTCGACCAGCCGGGTGAATCCGTTGTGGGAGACGTACTCGGGGGTCAGATCGAAGTCCAGGCCCATCTCCGAGAGGATCGCCAACTCGATTTCGAGGAACTCGATGGGGCAGCGGGTGATCGTCAGTGTGGACTTGGTGACGACGGCTGCCGTGATGAGGCTCATGGCCTCGATCGGGTCCTCCGAGGGCGCGTACTCGACGTCAACGTCGATGTTCTCGACGCCGTGAATGCGCAGAGTCGTCGTGCCGATGCCCTCGATCGTGACTCCAAGCTGACACAGGAAGACGCACAGGTCCTGAACCATGTAATTCGGGCTGGCGTTGCGCAGCACCGTCACGCCAGGGGTCTGGGCGGCAGCGAGCAGAGCATTTTCGGTGACGGTGTCGCCGCGTTCGGTCAGGACGATGTGACGCTCCTTGACGGTGCGATCCGTCACCTGGCACTGGTAGAAACCCTCGGTTGCGACGACGTCAAGGCCGAAAGCGCGTAGCACCTGCAGGTGAGGCTCGACGGTACGGGCGCCCAAGTTGCAGCCACCGGCGTAGGGGAGCTTGAAGGAGTCGTAGAACCGCATCAGCGGGCCGAGGAACATGATGACGCTTCGGGTGCGACGGGCAGCCTCGATGTCCATGTCCTCGAGGTTGAGGTCAGCGGGACGAGTGAGGGTGAGGTCGCGCTCGTCCTCGGACCACTCGTAGGTGACGCCGATGGAGGTCAGTACCTCAAGGATGCGATTGACCTCCTCAATGTGGGCGATCCCGCGCAACACGGTCCGGCCGCGGTTGATGAGGCAAGCACACAGCAGGGCGACGGCAGCGTTCTTGGAGGAACGGACCTCGATGGACCCTTCGAGCTGGTGGCCACCTTCGATGTGGTAGTTCATCGTGCCGCTGCCAGGCTGGGGGATGATGGGGGACTCCAGGGCTTCGGCGATGCGGTTGATGTAGTCCAGGGAGAGGTTCTGTGTGCCTGACTCAACCCGGTGGATGGCGCTCTGGGAAGTCTTGAGGAGCTCCGCCAGTTGGTTTTGCGTCATGCCACGCTGCTTGCGTGCGTCGCGAATGAGACGACCGACGGCAGCTGGGGTCATGTTGTCCACAGCAGATCCTTTCGACGAGAACGATTCTTCCGACGAGGATATATCAGATCTGAGTTCAAAACGGTGAGGGGGAAGGGCTCGTCGCGAAACAGCCGGCATCTCTCCTGTGAGATCTTCGTCACAGAGCATCCTTCCCACTAGAGTGTTACCCATGAGCTCACATTTTGACGTTGTTGTCCTCGGAGCTGGCCCTGGCGGCTATGTTGCCGCCATTCGTGCGGCTCAGCTCGGCAAGAAGACCGCCATCATCGAGAAGGAATACTGGGGCGGTGTCTGCCTCAATGTTGGCTGCATCCCCACCAAGTCGCTTCTGCGCAACGCAGAACTTGCGCACATCGTCACCAAGGAGGCCAAGACATTTGGCATCGGCGGTGACATCACCGTTGATTACGGCAAGGCCTTCAGCCGTTCTCGTGAGGTGTCGGCCCGGATGGTCAAGGGCATCCACTTCCTCATGAAGAAGAACAAGGTCACCGAGTTCAACGGGTGGGGAGAGTTCACCGGCCCCAAGGCCATCTGCGTCAAGGACGCCGAGGGCAATGTGACCGACGAGATCACCTTCGACAACGCGATCATCGCTGCTGGCTCGGTCGTCAAGACCCTGCCGGGAACTCAGCTGTCGGATCGCGTCGTCACCTACAAGGAGCAGATCCTTTCCGAGGACGTCCCGGGATCCATCGTCATTGCCGGATCCGGGGCCATTGGCACTGAGTTTGCCTACGTACTGGCCAACTATGGTTGCGACGTCACCA
The genomic region above belongs to Cutibacterium equinum and contains:
- a CDS encoding helix-turn-helix domain-containing protein, whose protein sequence is MDNMTPAAVGRLIRDARKQRGMTQNQLAELLKTSQSAIHRVESGTQNLSLDYINRIAEALESPIIPQPGSGTMNYHIEGGHQLEGSIEVRSSKNAAVALLCACLINRGRTVLRGIAHIEEVNRILEVLTSIGVTYEWSEDERDLTLTRPADLNLEDMDIEAARRTRSVIMFLGPLMRFYDSFKLPYAGGCNLGARTVEPHLQVLRAFGLDVVATEGFYQCQVTDRTVKERHIVLTERGDTVTENALLAAAQTPGVTVLRNASPNYMVQDLCVFLCQLGVTIEGIGTTTLRIHGVENIDVDVEYAPSEDPIEAMSLITAAVVTKSTLTITRCPIEFLEIELAILSEMGLDFDLTPEYVSHNGFTRLVDVTVRPSQLRAVADKIHPMPFPGLNIDNLPFFAVIAAEADGQTLIHDWCYENRAIHLLELGKLGADVQLLDPHRLIVRGPTRWRGRELICPPALRPAVCLLLAALAASGETTLRDVYMINRGYEDLPTRLGALGAKISVFHG
- the pdxY gene encoding pyridoxal kinase, with translation MSPTVLSLQSHVVQGTVGNSIAVPVMRAMGVRAWGMPTALLSNHNGRSSVAGIPIDAQQINDMVDALDCNGELTHVDAVLSGYLTAGTGPAVIRTVEKCRQHHPDTMWVCDPVMADMAGDQVKRYVPDDTVAFMKEAAQRADVLVPNVAELAILTESMPHTIDEIVGAARSLSGPRLVVVTSVPYEGDDGLAMVAVTQESTALTHGRLIARHFNGAGDLTTAVLTAQLVAGQSPQSALGKAAGVVQAVLERTWNHPGDELDWWPEDASAQPWKTEILAPNAPSRVGRSS